tcagacatcttatcttactggttcagcacttcctcttactggttcagcacttaaccattcagatgttgccaaacagcccctaagatcAGTAGTGCCAATATGAGCTACAACATAAAcagaatatttatttttttagatgTAGTGTGTACTAAAAAAGAATGAATATGAGACTAAATACATCTTTTGGAAAAACCAATTTTACAGGAATCGCTTTCCATCTCCCAAGATCTTTCTTGCATTACAAGATATTGGGATGACATGATTCTTTATATTCAAACCTATGATTTAGAGGTACTTCCTTCATAAATTAAGCCATAACATACGGTTATTTAAATGGCTCTTCCTTACCTCCACTGTACATACTTGATTCATATTTTTGAGGAACACTCAAGTTCTCCAATGTGATGACCAATAATTTGCAGAAAACTTGATCCGACGGACAAGATTTAGCCATCTGATATACAATTACGGTGTAGGGTATGCATCTGCCAGGCCATTCATCACATATATGCTCTTCCTACATAAGTTTTTTGCACCAATTGTATACTTCCGACATTTTCCCTTCAACTACGTCTCTAATCGATTGTTTTTTCCTCTTGGTTTCTTCTATATCTAAAGTTCTGTACGCAAGAGCTAGCAAGTACATGGCTGGATGAACCCTCCTGCATGTcacttatattattaaatgaataTAATCTTATGCCCTCTATTAATGTGCTTAAAAACATACCTTTCAGAAGGTTGACTAAAGTCAACGCCATCCCAATACCTCTGCGATGGTACGGTTTTTCCTTTATTATCCTTCCCGTATGTCTCAACATACCAACCGCCAACGTCATGCAAACCACAACGAGGTTCAAACAACCAATACCTGATCGTTAAAAAAGTTGGACCAAAAAAAGAGTATTGAGTACATCCTATAAATCCCAGATCTATTAACTTAtataaagtaaataaataaagcaGACCTGTTATAATAAGTATTCAGGGAAAGATCAAAATATGAGTCTTACTTGCTTGGTGGTAAACGCGCTCTGGTGCATCTACATTCACAAACAGATACCTCGTCTCCGAGTTGATACCAGTGCATATGTTTCACCTGACACGGAATTAAAAgctagagttaactgccattttcgtccctgtagtTTGTCCAATTATGCAAGTCCaggccaaatttcaaatttgtgcCATTTTCGTCGCTGACATTCTTGAAACGTGCTACTTCAGTTCAAAAAATTAACTTCTGTTAATTTTGTCTGTTTAATGAGGGGTAAAAAGGTCATTCTACATTTTTATTTGAGTTTACTGCCATTTTCGTTcctgtggtttgtccaattatgccAGAGTCCCAGTCCAGGACTGAAGTAACGGACATTAACTTTTTGGACTGAAGTATCACGTTTCAAGAATGTCCGGAACggaaatggtacaaatttgaaatttggtctAGACTGACATAATTGGAGAAACCAAAGGAatgaaaatggcagttaactctaatCCAATGAATTTCAGTTGAATTTGATCAAAGGCAAAAAGAAGGATACGCACCAGTAGTGTCCGGTGAATCATAACCACATGCGTCTTCATGTCACAGTTATTATAAACAAAGCAAGACCCTTCTTCCCCACTAGTCCCTAATCCTATTATGCTTCCCAAAAACATCTTACTTATTGTATCTTCCTCAAAATCATCTTTGGTGGGACCCTCTTCATGTAGATTCAGATAAACATGTATACGATCTTCGCAATCTTCATTTGACACGTCAGCAGTATAACTCTTTGGCGGGACCCTCTTCGCCACAGCAACAATCTTTCCTGATACATGCAACTCCAGGTCTTTGTATGCATCACTGTGGTTATCATAAGTTCTAATTTGAGTGCCTGAATCTCGATAACAGGCATGTGATAATTCAAGAACCGTTTTAGCAATGCAGACTTTACCGAATAGGTCCCGTCCAGAAACCAAATGCAGGACCTCGGAAGTTCCGGGAACAGATCTAACGTCAGCTTCGAAACAGTCGGGAAGAAAGTCCATTGATTGAATTAGAGGACCGTAATAAGCTGCGTTTATGGCTGAGTAAAAATCGTTTTGTAGCACGTCGAAGTAGCCTGTTCCGTCCATTATTCTCTTCTCTGATACGATATCGTTTATGGCGTATCTATACCATTTTAACCATTCAACAACTTCCATCGGCTTTTCTGTTGTTTCGTAGGATTCGTATGTGTACATTTGGGAACCTTGTCTTGATTGTTTATGGATAACTACTTTTTGTGAAAATAGATATTTGTCATAGTGTGCTCTCTTTTCAGTATCTGACAATATCTGCATTTGTTTACTGGAAACAATCAAACTACATTTTCATCCTCGACACTTGTCAAGATCTACAAACATATAACACTATAATCTTCAAAGGCGTCGTTTGGCAGCCTATATAAAGTGCCGATTGTAATCAAATGGATATATATCAATGTACTCAATATTCATCTAAACTTCTTATTCATCCACATTCTCACTTACATAGAATCTACAAATCCTTGTTCTTCTTTCATACACTCCAACATGAATATCATTGTTCTTATTATCTACACTGTAAGCCAATCAGTCCTCTCTCCTCATCCGTTATCACACATGTCGAATATCAACAGTTGATATTGATACTTCAATCATGTTTTGCATATCAAACACTCCTCCTAATTCCTTTAACTACAAACCTAGCATTACATAACAGTTTATAATTCAATTTTAACCTAATTCACACATAAGATCATAAACTCCTATAAAAAAACATACACAGAACAATCACATAACCGTTCAAATTtatcacaaacaaacaatcaGCACAACTAATTACACTCAACGCATTAGAATACCTGATAAGCTGCGAGAATCTGAACAAACCGATTGGAATGCGATTGAGATAGATCTGGATGAGTTTCCTTGGCTAATTTCCGAAACGAAGCTTTGATTTCTGAAAACGAGCAGGATTCCGGAAGCCCTAGGAGATCGTAGGCGTTTTTACCGGACAATTCCGGTGGCTCAACTGACTCGGTGCTAGTGCTTAGCGGTTTATTAGGAGTGAAATGATGTAGGAAATTGTTGATGTTGTGGTGCGTTTGAAAGTGAGATGAAATGAATGAGTGGTAACGGTGGTGGTGACGACGGCATAGGGTGAGGAAAGTGGAGTAGGTGTGGTAGACCGCCATTTTATTCAACCGTTTGTACCGGTTTGCGGTAGCGACTCAAACAAGGTGAGTTTTAAGTTTCAAGTGAATATATGTGATTTTTAAGAGTGTCAATTTTGACAaactattctttttttttttttttttttttttctagaacTTCTAGCTCATCTTATTTATGGTATTTATGGCATAGTGTTTTTTTAATGGTATTTTCACATCACTATTTTCTTATTTTCAATCTCTTATTGTATACGGGTTGTATAACGTTATACGGCACGTATAGAATGTTATTGCACAAAAATACATACAGTggaatgtatttttttttgttttacatgtatacaggccgtataacattatacgagccgtatacaatGGTATACGAgcaatataatgttatacgacctgATATGTTTTTTTGTGAGATTTTATCAGGTTTTTGTGTTTTTAACACTTGTATGCGGGGCGTATAATGTTATACAATCcgtatataattatttttttacgaGTTTGTAATTAAACGTACTAATAACGTTGAATAATTTCCCACTTTATTATATGAGTATGTTACAATAGTATTTGTcgtattattttttatatatatcggATAAGCAAATTATGTGCATATGATAAACAATACGATaacatttattaaacaaacaagaTAAAATGTAAACATAAGATTAATATTTACAATGTTTTACATCTAAAACAACAAAAGATAAATATTTACAATGTTTCAaatgtaaaacaacaaaaccaaaATACAATAAGTAGctacggcggcggtggtggtggtgcagcgCCAACTCGTGGAGGTAGGGGCGTGCCAGAATGCATAGCAATAATCGTCTCTACCATCCACTGTACATCGCTATGTATAAGGGATATGTCCACCAGTACAGCAGCTACATCCGACTCGACCTGAGCCAGTCTCTACTCCACCCCTGGTGGAGGCATCACACGTGGTCTCACGCTCTGTCGCTCGTACGGGCGATCAACCTGTACAACTTCCACACCCATCTGCGATCTGTCGACCACAGCATCAACTCCCCCTTGTACCCCGCCTCCCTCGCCCCCGTCACCCTCACCATCACCCTCGCCCCCTGGCCTGCCTCCTTCTGCAGTGGCTACCCTGGGTACCACTCGATACGACCCTCATCAAGTGACCAAATAACCCGGACCTTGTCCGGTAACACCTCGTGAGCAATCTTCATTGAGACTGTTGTGGCCCTGCCTACCAAATCAACCTGGTGTGTGATGGTCATATTCAGACCACCTGCGGGGACAAGCGGCGCGGCCAGTGCTTCGCCAGACGGGTGACGAAGCTGCCATAGCTAATGTGGCTAGAGGTACGCTTAAAAGCGTACTCGGAGAAGTATGTGGCCAACTTGTAtgccaaccccccccccccccccgcgccgGTAAGTTAGTCGTGCAAGAAGAAGAGGTCATTTTGGGTGACCCACTCCCTCCTATCGTGTCGACCCGCAATCATCACGGCGATACACCGATGTAGGTATCGGTGCAACGGGTCGTAAATGCGTGACACCTGCGCCTTTGGGGATCGCGAACGCGGTGAGCTCTTCAAATAACATCACTCCTAGAAAGCTCATTGCTTCAAAAATTCAAAAGTGGTCTGCTGACAAAGCTAGCCATGAATTGACTATGGTCAGAGCAAATGGGAAGTGCAAAAGACTTTAATGAACAACAATATGAGCTTTAAAATtgaagatctgcaagatctactTGATCTTCCACTCGAAAGGGATGTTGATGACTCACTATCTAAAAGATTTGAGAAAAACTTCAAAGCTTAAGGCAAAGGTATGTTGAAGAAGAGAATAAAGATTGATCCAATAAACATCTATTTTGGCATCATCtattctagggggagattgttgaacCTACAAAATAACAGATGATATCTAAAAGCCAAAGCATGATCTACTAATCAAGAAATAAGCAAAAGATTGAACCAAACTCTCCTCAAAGATAATGAATCTTGAACACCTATTTAGAACACATGTTCAAGAGCATGGCTAACATTTGATGAAGACTTGGAAACGTTGTTCAAGAGTACAAGCATCTGTTGAAGACCAAAGCCCTGATCAAGCCAAGGTCTGTTGAAGAAGACCAAACTTCAGTTGggccaaacagatgtttggacAACTGCAACAGAGGATAATTTAGAAAGTGTTTTTTCAATGTAACAGTACTTATATCATCAGTGTTTTAGTATAGCCTAGATCAGATGATAGGATTTGCTATCTGAGAaatcttttctgttaggaatattagatgtcactatcaggaCGACGTCAGCTGATCTCATAACAGAGCTTTCGTACTTGTATAAATAGATCACACCTGTTAGTGATCTATTTATCACACACCATCACATTTTCTCTTGTACGAACTAATTTGTTTATGTAATcagctgagggggagtttgtagaGTCAATCGAGTTGTACAAACTTTTGAATCACTAATATTCATTGAAAACAATCGTTGATGATTGCAAACAATCGTTGATGATAACTCCTAACTTATGAATATTATTGTGATAATCAATACTTGTTTGCAAACAAAGAAACTCAGTTTCTAACAGGGGTGAAGAAGACCTGAAATTAGGGCTTACTGTAAAAGATTGAATTTAGATTGAATGATCCGCACATAGTCAGGGGAGTAATAAATGACATATCTACCTTCATGTAATCTGCACGTAGTCACATTTAACTGAAAAATAATCTGGGTTAGGTTTGTAACATTTAGAATTTTAAAAAATAGTATAAATTCGTCAATTGTAAACAAAAAGAACACCACCTGAAAaaaggtataaagataaagggcAAAACTTGTACTTCACTCAATAAATTATTAAATTAGAATAATAGAATACTACTAAAATTATTTAAACAACCGGGTCATCTTAAAGCAAAGTGACGTGTTGAGTTATCATCTTCATCAGATTTGGCTAATGATGTTACTTGGTTATATTTAAATAGTTTCATGCACTCTTTGCATTTTGTATTTCTTTTAGATGTTATCTACATTATATCTATCTTAGTCAG
The sequence above is drawn from the Helianthus annuus cultivar XRQ/B chromosome 12, HanXRQr2.0-SUNRISE, whole genome shotgun sequence genome and encodes:
- the LOC110895480 gene encoding uncharacterized protein LOC110895480 translates to MAVYHTYSTFLTLCRRHHHRYHSFISSHFQTHHNINNFLHHFTPNKPLSTSTESVEPPELSGKNAYDLLGLPESCSFSEIKASFRKLAKETHPDLSQSHSNRFVQILAAYQILSDTEKRAHYDKYLFSQKVVIHKQSRQGSQMYTYESYETTEKPMEVVEWLKWYRYAINDIVSEKRIMDGTGYFDVLQNDFYSAINAAYYGPLIQSMDFLPDCFEADVRSVPGTSEVLHLVSGRDLFGKVCIAKTVLELSHACYRDSGTQIRTYDNHSDAYKDLELHVSGKIVAVAKRVPPKSYTADVSNEDCEDRIHVYLNLHEEGPTKDDFEEDTISKMFLGSIIGLGTSGEEGSCFVYNNCDMKTHVVMIHRTLLVKHMHWYQLGDEVSVCECRCTRARLPPSKYWLFEPRCGLHDVGGWYVETYGKDNKGKTVPSQRYWDGVDFSQPSERRVHPAMYLLALAYRTLDIEETKRKKQSIRDVVEGKMSEVYNWCKKLM